The proteins below are encoded in one region of Oryzias melastigma strain HK-1 linkage group LG9, ASM292280v2, whole genome shotgun sequence:
- the grk5l gene encoding G protein-coupled receptor kinase 5: protein MELENIVANTVLLKAREGGGGKRKGRSKKWKEILRFPHISQCVELGKIIEKDYDSICEKQPIGRLLFRLYCETKPSLQRCIQLLDAMEDYEVTPDENRKNRGEEIIKSFLTKQSPQKVDIAEGFAEQCRKNLELSPCREIFSTCLKAVHDYLSGAPFVDFQKSMYFDRFLQWKMLERQPITKDTFRQYRVLGKGGFGEVCACQVRATGKMYACKKLEKKRIKKRKGEAMALNEKQILEKVNSRFVVSLAYAYETKDALCLVLTIMNGGDLKFHIYNMGTPGFEKNRVQFYAAQICCGLTHLHRESIVYRDLKPENILLDDNGHIRISDLGLAIKVPEGELIRGRVGTVGYMAPEVINNEKYAMSPDWWGLGCLIYEMTAGRSPFRARKERVKREEVERRVQEEEEEYSDKFTEDAKAICRMLLTKDPKQRLGCKSDGAEGVKAHSFFKSINFKRMEAGFVDPPFVPDPRAVYCKDVLDIEQFSTVKGVNLDQTDNDFYSKFATGSVSIPWQNEMIETECFRDLNVFGPQGTRPPDLDWNQPPEPPRRSLLDRIFRRHHPEVSISNSRVQSSSVNSVDSMSNSAP, encoded by the exons GTGGAGGAGGCAAGCGGAAAGGAAGAAGCAAAAAATGGAAAGAGATCCTTCGCTTTCCACACATAAGTCAGTGTGTTGAGCTGGGAAAAATTATTG AGAAGGACTATGACAGCATCTGTGAGAAACAGCCCATTGGACGGCTTCTCTTCCGTCTGTACTGTGAGACCAAACCCAGCCTGCAAAGATGCATCCAGCTGCTTGACGCAATG GAGGACTATGAGGTAACGCctgatgaaaacagaaaaaacagaggAGAAGAAATTATCAAGAGTTTTCTCACAAAACAA TCACCTCAGAAAGTGGACATCGCAGAGGGTTTTGCAGAGCAATGCAGAAAGAACCTGGAGCTCAGTCCCTGTAGGGAGATCTTCAGCACCTGCCTCAA AGCCGTCCACGATTACCTGAGCGGAGCTCCGTTTGTTGATTTCCAGAAAAGCATGTACTTCGACCGCTTTCTGCAGTGGAAAATGCTGGAGAG GCAACCCATCACTAAAGACACGTTCAGACAGTACAGAGTTCTGGGAAAGGGGGGGTTCGGAGAG GTGTGTGCCTGCCAGGTCAGAGCAACAGGAAAGATGTACGCCTGCAAGAAACTGGAGAAGAAGAGGATCAAGAAGAGGAAAGGGGAGGCCATGGCTCTCAACGAGAAGCAGATTTTAGAGAAAGTCAACAGTCGATTTGTT gtgAGCTTGGCGTACGCCTATGAGACCAAAGACGCTCTGTGTCTGGTACTGACCATCATGAACGGTGGAGACCTTAAGTTTCACATCTACAACATGGGCACACCAGGCTTTGAGAAAAACAGGGTCCAGTTTTATGCTGCTCAGATCTGCTGTGGGCTCACACATTTGCACAGAGAATCAATCGTCTACAG AGATTTGAAACCAGAGAACATCCTATTAGATGACAATG GACACATCCGCATTTCAGACCTTGGGCTCGCCATCAAAGTGCCTGAAGGAGAACTCATCCGAGGCAGAGTGGGAACAGTAGGCTACATGG CTCCAGAGGTGATTAACAACGAAAAATATGCCATGAGTCCTGACTGGTGGGGGCTTGGCTGTCTCATTTATGAGATGACTGCCGGCCGATCGCCCTTCCGTGCTCGCAAAGAGCGGGTGAAGCGGGAAGAGGTGGAAAGAAGGgtccaggaggaagaggaggagtatAGCGACAAGTTTACAGAGGATGCCAAGGCGATCTGTAGAATG CTGCTCACAAAGGACCCTAAGCAGAGGCTGGGGTGCAAGTCGGATGGAGCAGAGGGCGTGAAAGCCCACTCATTCTTCAAAAGCATCAACTTCAAGAGGATGGAAGCTGGGTTTGTGGACCCTCCTTTTGTGCCTGAT CCTCGGGCAGTGTACTGTAAGGATGTTTTGGACATTGAACAGTTCTCAACAGTCAAGGGAGTAAATTTGGACCAAACTGACAACGACTTCTACTCCAAATTTGCTACTGGCAGTGTTTCCATCCCATGGCAGAATGAA ATGATAGAAACGGAGTGTTTCAGAGATTTGAATGTGTTTGGGCCTCAAGGGACAAGACCCCCAGATCTGGACTGGAATCAGCCGCCCGAGCCCCCCAGACGCAGCCTGCTGGACAGGATCTTCAGGAGGCAT CACCCAGAGGTGTCCATTTCCAACAGCCGAGTGCAGTCTTCCAGCGTCAACTCTGTGGACTCAATGTCCAACTCTGCCCCCTAG